One genomic window of Paenibacillus xylanilyticus includes the following:
- the rapZ gene encoding RNase adapter RapZ, whose product MLEGEVSPGTGATLIIITGMSGAGKTIAVQSLEDLGFFCVDNLPPVLIPKFAELIEQSNGKIGKVALVIDLRGREFFTALSESLNYIKDHFTIHCEILFLDATDSVLVQRYKESRRRHPLAPEGMPLDGIRLERKMLEELKNSATQVLNTSTMKPAQLKERIISRFSHLESHMLSVNITSFGFKYGIPIDADLVFDVRFLPNPHYIDHLRPNTGQNSDVYEYVMKWPETQSFLTKLLDMLHFLIPQYRKEGKSQVIIGIGCTGGKHRSVAISEYLGKMLGSSETEAVTVSHRDADRDRH is encoded by the coding sequence ATGCTTGAAGGTGAAGTTTCACCAGGCACAGGCGCCACGCTCATTATCATTACGGGCATGTCCGGAGCAGGCAAAACAATTGCGGTACAGAGCCTGGAAGATCTCGGCTTTTTCTGCGTGGATAATCTGCCACCGGTGTTGATTCCGAAATTTGCGGAACTGATTGAACAATCGAACGGCAAGATCGGTAAGGTAGCCCTCGTGATTGACCTGCGGGGACGGGAATTCTTTACGGCTTTGTCCGAGTCTTTGAACTATATAAAAGATCATTTTACCATTCATTGCGAAATTTTATTCCTGGATGCTACTGATTCCGTCCTTGTACAACGCTACAAGGAGAGCAGACGCAGACATCCGCTGGCTCCTGAGGGCATGCCGCTTGACGGCATCCGTCTGGAGCGCAAGATGCTGGAGGAGCTTAAGAATTCGGCTACCCAAGTGCTGAACACAAGTACGATGAAGCCGGCGCAGCTTAAAGAGCGGATTATTTCCCGCTTTTCTCATTTGGAAAGTCATATGCTGTCGGTGAATATCACATCGTTTGGATTTAAATATGGCATTCCAATCGATGCGGATCTGGTGTTTGATGTTCGTTTCCTGCCAAATCCGCATTATATTGATCATTTGCGTCCGAATACGGGGCAGAATAGTGATGTATATGAATATGTCATGAAATGGCCTGAAACACAGTCGTTTTTGACCAAACTACTCGATATGCTGCACTTCCTGATTCCGCAATACCGGAAGGAAGGCAAAAGTCAGGTGATTATCGGGATTGGATGTACCGGCGGCAAGCATCGTTCGGTAGCCATATCCGAATATTTGGGCAAAATGTTGGGAAGCAGCGAAACTGAAGCTGTTACCGTGAGCCATCGCGACGCTGACCGTGATCGTCATTGA
- a CDS encoding gluconeogenesis factor YvcK family protein, whose protein sequence is MKEAGPRRERPRIVVMGGGTGLSVMLRGLKEKPLDITAIVTVADDGGSSGILRNELQMPPPGDIRNVLTALADVEPLLSDMLKYRFNTGAGLAGHSLGNLILAAMTDISGDFVTAVRELSRVFAVRGEVLPAAGQAVVLHAEMEDGSIVTGESKIPEAGGRIKRVFLEPDHVEPLPEAVEAIRQADAILIGPGSLYTSILPNLLVPKLAEAVVEAEAVKMFICNVMTQPGETDNYTVSDHLKAVHEHVGHQLFDYVIVNNGEIPLQVQNRYAEKGAKPVVLDMDVLKSSGYQVVADTLVLFRTYLRHDADKLSHHIYQLVQNWMLRKR, encoded by the coding sequence ATGAAAGAAGCCGGACCACGAAGAGAACGTCCGAGGATTGTTGTAATGGGCGGCGGAACCGGGTTATCCGTGATGCTGCGCGGTTTGAAAGAGAAGCCGCTGGACATCACGGCCATCGTCACGGTTGCAGATGACGGTGGTAGTTCAGGCATCCTGCGCAACGAACTGCAAATGCCGCCTCCGGGCGACATTCGTAACGTGCTTACGGCGTTGGCTGATGTTGAGCCATTGCTATCGGATATGCTAAAATATCGTTTTAATACAGGCGCGGGGCTTGCAGGCCACAGCCTGGGTAATTTGATTTTGGCTGCAATGACGGATATTTCAGGCGACTTTGTAACCGCAGTGCGGGAACTTAGCCGCGTGTTTGCCGTTCGCGGTGAGGTTTTGCCGGCAGCCGGGCAGGCGGTTGTGCTGCATGCGGAGATGGAGGATGGCTCAATTGTTACAGGCGAGTCCAAGATCCCTGAAGCAGGCGGACGCATCAAACGCGTTTTCCTTGAACCGGATCACGTGGAGCCGTTGCCAGAGGCTGTGGAGGCTATTCGACAAGCAGATGCCATCCTGATTGGGCCAGGCAGCTTGTATACGAGCATTCTGCCTAACTTGTTAGTTCCCAAACTGGCAGAGGCTGTCGTCGAGGCAGAGGCCGTGAAGATGTTTATATGCAATGTGATGACACAGCCTGGAGAGACGGATAACTATACGGTGAGTGACCACCTCAAGGCGGTTCATGAGCACGTGGGGCATCAGCTCTTTGACTATGTTATTGTTAATAATGGTGAAATTCCGCTGCAGGTGCAGAATAGGTATGCGGAAAAAGGAGCCAAACCGGTTGTTTTGGATATGGATGTACTAAAAAGTTCAGGCTATCAGGTAGTTGCGGATACACTTGTTCTGTTTAGAACCTATCTGCGTCATGATGCTGATAAGCTTAGTCACCACATTTATCAGCTGGTACAAAATTGGATGTTACGGAAGAGGTGA